AATCGCTTTGATTTATTATAATCCTTCTCTTTTTCAACTCCGATTTAATAAAATCGCTAATTTTCTTATTCATTCCTAAAAACTCCGGTGCGATTACCCCACACGCTGGGTAGTCTTTGATGCATTGAGTGATAATTGAACAAGTATAAGCGGTCATCCGTGCCATTGATGTTATCTGGTATTGCTTATCGTAGTAATCAAGACAATAATACCTTCGGCTTTTATTTTTACTTTTAATATCAATTAACAGAATCGTTAAATCCCAATCATCGCCTTTATTCAATTCCGTTTGTAAAAACTCAAGAACATAAGTTTTAGGCTTAATTTTGCTATTAGTAAAAGGATTAGGTTCTGATGGACAAAATCCGAATTTAAGCAACTCTCTCATAATTTCTGAATGACCTGCATAGCGAATTGTCTTTTCTTCCATATTTTTTATATCCTTAAAAGTATGCAGTAAACTGCGAAGTCCATCAGTATAAAAACATTCCAACTGACCAATTTTAGGAATCGAAAATTGTTCAATTCCGGTTAAGGCTTCAACTTTAACTATTTTATAATTATTAACGATTCGGGCAGGTCGGGTGTATTCAGCAACTAAATCGCTCGGCGACCAGGTGAACTTATAATTTAATGGCAGAATCGGATTTTGCGGAATCCCGCCAACTAATATTCTGAAACTGTCGATTCCGCCTAATTCTCGATAGGCTTCACCAATTAAGATATTAGAAAGTCCTGGAGCAAAACCAGCATCTGGCACAATCTTGACCTTTTTCTTTTTCGCCTGCTTATCAAGTTCCAACGGATTCTCTTCTGAATACGACATATCAACTATATCAATCCCGGATCTAACGGCGCATTGCATTGCATAGTATCCGAGAGAAGCCGGTAATGCACCAACTACGACCTCAAAATCCTGCATAAGTTGCATTAATGCTTCGCGTTTGGTAACATCAAAAAGTTTTACTGAGATATTTCTCTTCTGTCCAGTCTTACGCAGATTTTCTCGGTTTACATCAACAAGTGTCACTTTGTGGCCCATTTGGGCTAAATCCCAAGCAACAATTCTGCCTTGCAATCCAGCACCTAAAATACAAATATTCATAGCGCTATAATAACCGATTAAGGATAAAAAATCAATAGTAATGCATATCTCGGATTCGAAAATACTTCGGATAATCTTGATTTTCCTAAAAATAGGTCTATAATTCTGTATTATGCGACGCTCTTTAATGCCTATTTATCTTTTAGTTTTATTTGTCCAATTATTATTCGCACAAGTTGAAACCTTACCGGCGCCAATTATTAAAAATAAATCGTTTGAAATCCTTTCCAATAGCCGATATTCTGTCCATTCTGGTTTTACCAGTTCTTTATCTCGTCAGATACTTTCTAATATTTTATGGTCAATGAACAAAGCACCTCGGTTAGGTAGTTACCGTGAGATTTATGTTGCTACCCCAGCCAATGTTTATAAATATGATTCAACAAATCATTGTTTAGTTCTACATCTTGCCGGCAATCATCGCTATTCGCCTAATTCTGCGTTTGAAATTGGCGTTGCGACGGAACGGCATGAAGAAACCGGATTTATCATTCAATCTGGTTTACTGGCTGGGACTGCTTTCCGAGATTCCAATGTGGCAACTTGTCCGATGAAATACGCTGCCGACTATGCTAATAACAATTGGAATCCCCTGCATCCGATTAAATGTGTTAATGTATTCGGTCGATACAGTTCAGTGCCCGCTTTAGATACAACTTGCCTCGCAATTTCTTCGGACTCGTCACTACCCTTACCACGAACCAATCGCGCTGATACTTTTGAAATAATTTTATCTTCATATAATCAGGATTCGGTTTTCAGTGCCTCATCGCTTTCTTTACAAAATATTTCTCAATTGGCTTGGGCTGGTTATGGCGTAACACCTCATATGACAATTAACAATCGTCGTGGCCTTACAGTTCCGAGTGCGGTTGCAGCCTATTACTTAACACGGAAAATATATATTGTGCGTGATGTTGGTGTCTTTCGCTATCATAATCGTCGACCACCAGGAACAGGACTCTCCACTGCTGACCATCGTCTCGAATTAATAACCGCTGAGGACCGACGCGGCCTTCTTAGAGCCGCAAGTTCAAGAATTCCGTCTACGGCGCCAGTATATTTTGTTATCTGTGTTGGCGATACTCTTAGTTATGGTCCAATGCAGGAAGCCGGTTTTGTCGGCTTTCAGTTATTAATGCAAGCCCAAGCACTCAGAATTAACGGCTATTTAACTGTTCCTTTAAATATAACCGAACGAACTGCAATTATAAATGCTCTGAGTATTCCGACAACAGATATTCCGGTTATCGTCTTTTCCTGTGGTGAACCCTTAACCAGTGTTAACCAATCACAAAATAAGATTATCGAAAATGAGCAGTTACGTGTCATCTCACTTAAAAACGGAAAGATAAAAATTGAATATCGGCTAACTGAACCTGGGATGACATCTTTAGCAATTTATGATATAATCGGTAGATTAGTTTATTCATTTGAAAAAAACTTCCAGAATCCAGGATACTATTCAGTTGAATGGAACAAGAAAGGATTAAACAATCAACAATTATCTTCTGGAGTTTATATTGGTAAATTAATAAGCAACAATAAAGTCAACTCGGTCCAATTTGTCTTAACTGAATAACAACTATTTATCCTTTAGTCGCAACTGACACATTATCCAACAGGATTGCGGGCATCAATCCGGCATAACTGAAATATACAGCATTGCTTACATCAATCACATTCTTCAACACCTCGTAAATATTACCGGCAACCATCACATCCTTTAGTTGTCCGACGATTTCGCCTTTCTCAACATATAATGCCGGATTAGCCCCAATAGAAAAATCGCCATTGGGAATATTACCACTGTGTGCTCCTAAGGCACCTTCAACAATAATTCCGCGGTCAATTGATTTTATCATATCTTTGATTGACTTATTACCTATCTGATAGCGCATATAAGCCAGTGTCGGAGTTGGCTTTAAGGTTATGGTATCACTTTCCCATTGGCCTGACCGATAACCATGACCGGTTGGTTTCATGTTGAGTTTCTTGGCATAGTTCAAATCGCAATAAAATGATTTAAGCGTCCCGTTTTCGACAACCATCATCTTTTTAACCGCAACGCCTTCATCATCAAATGCTCTTGCGCCAGGATATTTATCATCTAACGGGTCATCGTAGATTGTTATCTTTTCGGAAAAGATTTTCTCGCCAATTTTATTAGCAATCGGTGAAATTTTCTCGTAGACACTTTTACCACTGGTTCCGCTATTTATCCGCCAATTTAACGCATACATCACATTCGGCATAAACAACACTTTCATCTTACCGCTTGTAGTCTTTGTCTCTTTAGTTGACTGATTGTAGAATTCAATTATTTCATTGAGCAGATTATCTGGCATCTGACAGAACTTTTTATCAGCAAAGACTCTACCAATACCAGCCGCTGTGCCTGGATAAGATACTGAAGCATAAACACCAAAATAACTTGACTGCGTGGTCACATCAGTTCCTTTATCATTCAAAATTCGAATTTTTTCTGTAAAAGTATAGGCGGTTGCAGAAATTTCGCCGTTCGTTTTCTTTAAAGCCTCGCAGATACGGTGACACTCCTCAACCATCTGATTACTACTAATATTTTCGATACTGGCATCATAGGTATTTAATTGAGGTAAATCTTGAGTTAAAGGAAATTCATACTCCGCACCCACGCCACCTTTTAAGGAATTGAGGGCATTCTGTAATAATTCTTCTTGATTAATTAGATTCCGAGTATAAGCAAAACCCAGTTTTCCGTTTTTAATAATTCGGAGACTAACTCCAGATTGGAATTTAGTATCAATCTCGTGGAGTTTGGCATCTTCAAAAGAGACAACATTCTGCTTATTATCTAAACTATAAATCTCAACTTGGTCACAAACTTTTTTCGCCATAGATAAGAGTTTTTCCATTACACACCTCCTAAGACCAAACCTTGGGCAATAATATGTGGTGCCCCATGACAAGAACGGATATTCAATTGTCCTTTACCACAACCGCCTCTTTTGGTTAAAACCAAATCATTGCCAATTGCGGTAATACCCAATAAGGTTTTATACAAATTACCGGAGATATTAATATCGCGAATCATAGTGGTCTTCTTGCCATTTTTAATTATATAACCATATTGAGCGCCAAAAGTAAAATTCTCACCGGCAGTTTGACCGCCTTTAGCATCAAGAATATATAAGCCATTTCCTAATAGTTCAAAAAGTTCCTCTAAGGTCTTATCTGCTGGTTCAATAAAGATTGTGCCCATTCGGATAATTGGCGCAAAGCGATAATCCTCTGCCACACAATGGCCGGAAAGAGGTTCATTAAATTCGGCTGCAGTGCGTCGGGAATGAAGCCGACCAACCAAAACACCATTTTTCATCAATTGAGTTCTTCTTACTTTTACCCCCTCATCATCATACTTATAAAATCCCAATTGATTCGGTAAAGTGGCATCATCCACAATATTCAAAACATCACTACCTAATTTACTGCCCAATTTCATCTTTTCGCGCATCGCTGGTAAATTTTCAATAATATCCGCTTCCGAAAAATGGCCGAACGCCTCATGGGTAAAAACACCCGCCATACTGGGATTTAAGATACAATTATAGACTCCAGCTTTAACCGGTTCGGCTTTAAGTAAATCAATGGCAATTTGGGTGCGTTCTTCAAAAAGTGCTTCTGGATTACGAATCGAGTGAAACCCATCACTACCACCAGTTGCTACTCGCACATTCTGCACCAAACTACCATCTTTAGCAATAATCTCACCAGCCAAAGATAAAGTAATCAAATCTTCTCGGATTTCTGAACCTTCGGAAGAGACAAAAGTTTTCTCACGAATCGTTTCTCGGTAAGCAATATTTGTGGTCGCAATCTCTTTATGACTTAAAGCAACATTATTGGCTTTGCGGGTGATCTCCAGTTTTTCTTCCATTGACACTTGACGCGGGTCTTCTTTTAAGTTTGGCGTAAAAC
This is a stretch of genomic DNA from candidate division WOR-3 bacterium. It encodes these proteins:
- a CDS encoding TldD/PmbA family protein, with amino-acid sequence MEKLLSMAKKVCDQVEIYSLDNKQNVVSFEDAKLHEIDTKFQSGVSLRIIKNGKLGFAYTRNLINQEELLQNALNSLKGGVGAEYEFPLTQDLPQLNTYDASIENISSNQMVEECHRICEALKKTNGEISATAYTFTEKIRILNDKGTDVTTQSSYFGVYASVSYPGTAAGIGRVFADKKFCQMPDNLLNEIIEFYNQSTKETKTTSGKMKVLFMPNVMYALNWRINSGTSGKSVYEKISPIANKIGEKIFSEKITIYDDPLDDKYPGARAFDDEGVAVKKMMVVENGTLKSFYCDLNYAKKLNMKPTGHGYRSGQWESDTITLKPTPTLAYMRYQIGNKSIKDMIKSIDRGIIVEGALGAHSGNIPNGDFSIGANPALYVEKGEIVGQLKDVMVAGNIYEVLKNVIDVSNAVYFSYAGLMPAILLDNVSVATKG
- a CDS encoding saccharopine dehydrogenase NADP-binding domain-containing protein — encoded protein: MNICILGAGLQGRIVAWDLAQMGHKVTLVDVNRENLRKTGQKRNISVKLFDVTKREALMQLMQDFEVVVGALPASLGYYAMQCAVRSGIDIVDMSYSEENPLELDKQAKKKKVKIVPDAGFAPGLSNILIGEAYRELGGIDSFRILVGGIPQNPILPLNYKFTWSPSDLVAEYTRPARIVNNYKIVKVEALTGIEQFSIPKIGQLECFYTDGLRSLLHTFKDIKNMEEKTIRYAGHSEIMRELLKFGFCPSEPNPFTNSKIKPKTYVLEFLQTELNKGDDWDLTILLIDIKSKNKSRRYYCLDYYDKQYQITSMARMTAYTCSIITQCIKDYPACGVIAPEFLGMNKKISDFIKSELKKRRIIINQSDY
- a CDS encoding TldD/PmbA family protein, coding for MLDKLKTILAKIDADYADVRYEIKKETVIVFNGKELSQLSSNATDGYVVRALKDGGLATAVFTKFEDADKIAKIVVENAKLIGKQRPKPVILAKTEVIKDSFTPNLKEDPRQVSMEEKLEITRKANNVALSHKEIATTNIAYRETIREKTFVSSEGSEIREDLITLSLAGEIIAKDGSLVQNVRVATGGSDGFHSIRNPEALFEERTQIAIDLLKAEPVKAGVYNCILNPSMAGVFTHEAFGHFSEADIIENLPAMREKMKLGSKLGSDVLNIVDDATLPNQLGFYKYDDEGVKVRRTQLMKNGVLVGRLHSRRTAAEFNEPLSGHCVAEDYRFAPIIRMGTIFIEPADKTLEELFELLGNGLYILDAKGGQTAGENFTFGAQYGYIIKNGKKTTMIRDINISGNLYKTLLGITAIGNDLVLTKRGGCGKGQLNIRSCHGAPHIIAQGLVLGGV
- a CDS encoding T9SS type A sorting domain-containing protein translates to MRRSLMPIYLLVLFVQLLFAQVETLPAPIIKNKSFEILSNSRYSVHSGFTSSLSRQILSNILWSMNKAPRLGSYREIYVATPANVYKYDSTNHCLVLHLAGNHRYSPNSAFEIGVATERHEETGFIIQSGLLAGTAFRDSNVATCPMKYAADYANNNWNPLHPIKCVNVFGRYSSVPALDTTCLAISSDSSLPLPRTNRADTFEIILSSYNQDSVFSASSLSLQNISQLAWAGYGVTPHMTINNRRGLTVPSAVAAYYLTRKIYIVRDVGVFRYHNRRPPGTGLSTADHRLELITAEDRRGLLRAASSRIPSTAPVYFVICVGDTLSYGPMQEAGFVGFQLLMQAQALRINGYLTVPLNITERTAIINALSIPTTDIPVIVFSCGEPLTSVNQSQNKIIENEQLRVISLKNGKIKIEYRLTEPGMTSLAIYDIIGRLVYSFEKNFQNPGYYSVEWNKKGLNNQQLSSGVYIGKLISNNKVNSVQFVLTE